A single window of Calonectris borealis chromosome 31, bCalBor7.hap1.2, whole genome shotgun sequence DNA harbors:
- the LPAR2 gene encoding lysophosphatidic acid receptor 2 codes for MLNVRFGCGGCAFRTAAMKHCFYNETVGFFYNNSRKELTTYWRTKDVLVVALGLTVSVIVLLTNLLVITAIIINRRFHYPIYYLLGNLAAADLFAGIAYMFLMFHTGPRTAELSLKTWFIRQSLLDTSLTASVVNLLAIAVERHQTVFTMQLHSKMSNQRVMILIFCIWVTALLLGLIPSYGWHCLCALEKCSSMAPLYSRSYLTFWAISNLVIFLIMVVVYTHIFIYVKRKMTRMSKHTSFHPRYKETMISLVKTVTIILSAFVICWTPGQVVLLLDGLGCKSCNVLAVEKYVLLLAEINSLINAIVYSYRDNEMRSTFRRILCFVCYRNSKYTPTVVKLNTTDRRTLSQNGHFTVDSSI; via the exons ATGCTAAATGTCAGGTTTGGATGCGGTGGTTGCGCTTTCAG GACAGCAGCGATGAAGCACTGTTTTTACAATGAGACTGTGGGGTTCTTCTACAACAACAGCCGCAAAGAGCTGACCACGTACTGGAGGACGAAGGATGTCCTGGTAGTTGCCCTGGGCCTGACAGTGAGTGTCATTGTGCTCCTGACCAACCTGCTGGTCATCACCGCTATCATCATCAACCGGCGTTTCCACTACCCCATCTACTACCTGCTGGGGAACTTGGCAGCTGCCGACCTCTTTGCTGGCATCGCGTACATGTTTCTCATGTTCCACACGGGGCCCAGGACAGCAGAGCTCTCCCTGAAGACGTGGTTCATCCGCCAGAGCCTGCTGGACACCAGCTTGACAGCCTCTGTGGTGAACCTGTTGGCAATCGCCGTAGAAAGGCACCAGACTGTTTTCACTATGCAGTTACACAGCAAAATGTCCAACCAGCGTGTGATGATCCTCATCTTCTGTATTTGGGTCACGGCCCTGCTCCTGGGGCTCATCCCGTCCTATGGCTGGCACTGCCTCTGTGCTCTGGAGAAGTGCTCCAGCATGGCACCGCTCTACAGCAGGAGCTACCTGACCTTCTGGGCCATCTCCAACCTGGTCATCTTCCTGATCATGGTGGTTGTGTACACGCACATCTTCATCTATGTCAAAAGGAAGATGACACGGATGTCCAAGCACACTAGCTTCCACCCCCGCTACAAGGAGACCATGATCAGCCTTGTCAAGACGGTCACTATTATCCTAA GTGCTTTTGTCATCTGCTGGACTCCAGGACAAGTTGTGCTCCTCCTGGATGGCTTGGGCTGCAAGAGCTGCAATGTTCTAGCGGTGGAGAAATACGTCCTTTTGCTGGCAGAGATCAATTCGTTGATAAACGCTATTGTCTACTCTTACAGGGACAACGAGATGCGTAGTACCTTCCGGAGGATCCTCTGCTTTGTCTGTTATAGGAATTCCAAATACACCCCCACGGTGGTGAAGTTAAACACCACAGACCGCAGAACGCTTTCTCAGAACGGGCACTTCACTGTGGATTCCTCTATTTAG